From the Solea solea chromosome 7, fSolSol10.1, whole genome shotgun sequence genome, the window CTTTGCCCAGCATCGAACTTCATTCTTTTactcgcctttttttttttttttttttaagctagaCACATGTCATGATGCATTTGTTACATGACTGTCTTGCAAAATATCAATCAACACAgaattgttttatatatttttatattttcataattgCAAGGAATTTAACCAACAGCTAGCCCTGGACCCctttggcgtgtttccactggtTCGATTCCACTGCTTCCACTAGCGACTAGTAACTGGTGCTTATTTtaatacctgctctggcgaggttccaagcatgctgaggcgatactatgcgtgacgtctgCAGACTGTCGGCCACCGATTAGTCACAGCaaatgtccgacacaagaatcaccccaaacaatgccgaactatagatcagttaaaaagacgtaatcctaaaaacgtgggttaatctccaacaattacaagaaatgtctaaaatctcaacaggagtctggtgtatttagcgacagcattGCTGATCGCGACCACGACCGGCGCCCTGCCCATGCATTTCAGTCCAGTGCCTGTGTCAGATGGCGTCTGTAatccagtcatggaggaagtactgaaaaaatattttaattgattCTAAtaattcagttacactgaaaacaactgctttacaggtcactagtttgtgtatcgtgtgtaaaatgaagtcacagcagtttcatgcagctgtgtagtgatgactccgcccacgttgagtagataccattttgtagtggaaaaccaacatAAACCGTGCTGAGGTGTGACCATAGGTGGAAAGGGGGCTTTAGTTGGCAATCATTACTGTAGCGTTGTGGCCTCAGTACAACCTAATGCTGCAAAGAGAACATTTTCTAAACTCTTCCAAACACAAAGACGGCTGAAGCTGTTGGCAGATGACAATCGGCACCACCTCAGTCCCAACAAGAAACCAAATTTggttaaaatgtgaataaaagcatgaatattGGTGTGGGTTTCTCCTGCTAGAGACATATCATGGTGAGTAAAGGAATGAAGTTTCATACTAGATTAGTAGGTAAACAGCTGTAAATCCTAATATTTGTCATTTAGCATTAGAAAAGAGCGGATTTAAAGGCTCAACTTTTTGATTAACTTTAGCTCAATTATCACCACTTTTCCCAGAATACATGTCTGTGCATTTTCTTTCATCAACATGAGCTTGTCAGggttttttgatttttggttacctttggagacagtggcagaAACAACAAGTACAGAGAAGCGAAGGATGAAAGGACGGATGACTACAACTTGGAGAGACACTGCGCTGGGAGGCTCTTGAAGACTGATCTCTCGTCAGCTCATTTCTCTTTCAGAAGCTAAGTCAGAGGCTGAAGAACTCTGGTAGGTAGGTAGGGGGTCTGGTAGATAGGTAATGCATTAAAAAGGTAGAGGTCGAACTCTGATCTGTGTGGGTCAGCCCTCTGGTAGATCTGAaggctggctggctggctggctggctcTAGTAGAACAACTGTATGTGTGCGCGGTCTGATCTCGTCTGAGCGTGTGCGTCGGTTGAACAGGCGATCACCCATTCACTGCAGGGAGGGTTCGGTCGGTAGGTTGACCTCTGTCTCGCTGTCTAACACCAGATGCAGGCGAAGGCTGATCTCAGCTCAGCGCTTAGTCACCCTCCTGCAGGACGTACACACCGCCAGCTAGCAGACCCTGGGCCTGGGATCAGCTGCAGTGTCAGTGTAGTGCTCAGCTCCCACCACACGctttaaagaaaatatgaaaaataaacaaaactgtGCTGCAAAGATGCTTTATGTTACACTAACGGTGTCGCTCTTTCTGACCTCAGTTAAGATTTTCCTGCATACTGTTCATACATCTAGCCAATTTCAAAATAGGGAATTGAAATTGAACACTTCTAACTGACCATAGCAATCTAGTAATTTCCCCCCTGATCTGTCAGCCGAAATTCATTGTTTAGAATGAAACCTACACCTGAAGTGAGCGAAATCAAGGGAAACAGAAGTATATTAATGCATCTCATTGGTTTTAGCTGCTTTGGGTCTGAACAGTCTACAGGTTGTGCAGTGACTATCTTTCATGTACTCTGTTTTTCAAAATCGAGTAGCACCAATTAACGGCTACAGGGTTTTTACAGTGCTAAATAAAGATGCAGAGCTTTTGATTGTTGGAAAAGAGAGCACAAGAGAGATGACATTTTTCTTCCCTACATCAGACAGGGGGTTCAAATCCCTGTTGTCTAACCCTCTCACTCCATTTTTGGCCAGCAGCAGATACAGAAGATGAGGCAGGAGTTGCAGGTCTTCTCTGTGCAGACGATGCAGAGGTCAATGTCCGTCCGTCCTTCTCATCGTCACACGGCAGTTATTTGTCGGCAGCTTGGCGATCTCACGGAAAGGAGGGTCACTCCCTGCCTCTGGTAGAGCACCTAGCTCTAAAAAATAACTGACCCTATCTATGAATGAAAGGTAGTTGTGGTCTGAATTGTAATTTCTAAGATCTATAATGCACCATCTAGACCTTACTGGAACATGTTCTCTGTTATACACCTCTAAATGACTCAGTAAAACCAAGCATGAAAAATTCATTAGACAGGCTACACTCAGTTTCAGAGAATATGACACATCTAGACGGATCATTTACCTGCTCCTCTTGTGGTTGGCTGGTGGAGTTCGTGAGCGGGATCGAGAGAAAGAGCGTCTCTTGGGAGCAGAGCCAGAACGAGAGCGAGACCTGGAGCGGctgcagaaaataaaaaccttaaaTGAGATAACTGAAGGATAAAATGAAATATCTATACAGTTAAGCCATTTGTGTGGGAAAGCAAGCAAATACCACAACCCCACAAGACCTCACATCATATTCTGACAAgttcagataaaaaaagaaaaacaatggcaACAGCATCACCTATTATCAGATGAAGTATCAGATGATTAATGGAGACAGCAGTGTTAGTGCGGCAGCTCTTCAATCACCCACTATGACCCACAGCAGCATAATGTGATGAAGCAATTTCAAAACACCTCAGGGGAAATTTCTTTGCATTGACACCTCAGTCACAGATGAAAataattttcattaaaaaaaatatcctccatgtttgtttgcaatgaCTTGCTGAATGTGACAGTGATACTTCCATATAAatccaaaaatataaataaaaatgtactgaaaTGTACTCAATGTCCTGAAAACAGTGACTCTGAAGACatagggggtggagtggctcagtggttaagactggtaccatgtgtgcgaaagacatcatggtcatagtcgactccacccctggctgattgtactcaattccattttaagtcgctttggataaaagcgtctgctaaatgacatgtaatgtaacatatcgtgacatactgtaaatacagtaatTATAAACTGGTTTGTTACTCTTGTAAATACCAAACAAGCACACAGAAACAAAGGCATAAATAATTTTAGTATATACATGATTATGCTGTATTATCTCTCAACATGTATAACCGCATCATGTGGACAGAAGCGTTTGCAACATCACTGCATTCTAAGTGCAAACTGTAATGATGTATCATTAAACACAACCCACCTTCTCACAGAAGTCCTGGACTTGGAACGGGCTGGAGAGCCAGACCTAATGTTAcagaatataaaatgtttttaattacagCTGTGGTGGAAACTATATACACACCAGAGGGGGGCAAAAGACATTACCCAAGCTCAGAAGGTGTACTTAATTGATCCCAGAGGTGGTTAATAATTAACTGACCCAAAAGCATTTGTCTCagcagaagggaaaaaaaacataccttgCCAACAACAAAAGCTGAGAAAAAAATGGCAAACAATAGATCAACAAGCTATGGTCTCACCTGCTCCTGCGTCGGGAGTAAGATGGAGATCTGCGACGGCTcctgagggagagacagaaaatgacaaacagaacaaacacaaagctcAATTATTGTCATCTGCAgaataaacactgacaaacagctgataataaaatcctttttttgaAGGACagttgcttttaaatgtttcttcGGAAATTAGACTATGAGTCATTTTCAACAACCCAACCAGCATTACAAACAAAAGTATGAACATTTCCTGTTACAGTTTCATAACTGACAAGACTGTTTTGATACCAACTTACCTGCTGTGGCTACGGCTGCGGGAGTGAGAGTGATAACGACGCCCACGGGACCTAGATCTGGAGCGAGAGCGTGAATGAGAGCGGGACCTGGAATGGAAAGATAGAAAATCTATTAATGTCTGTCTTTCACTGATGGCAACAGGATGGCGAAAACGGTTTGCATCGGAGCAACAAATGTCACCTGCTGCGACGGCCTCTCTTGCTGAAGCGGTAGCAGTCGTATGCGTAATGGCCTCGGTCTCCACACTGATAACAACGATCATTGGGGTCAAACTGGCGTCGGCTGGGGCGCCCACGGCCTTTCCTGGAGAGGCCCGTTGACAACTCCACACGAACACGGGAGCCACAAAGGacccttaaaaataaataaaataaataagatggCAGTATTAATCTAAGCCACCAGAGTACATCTGTGTTGAAATGTTGtccaacatttttttactgtttaattCAGACAATAAAGCCTAGCACAGAGGTATGAAGCCCCACAACAGTGTTTTGTTGGCATACTTgcgtatgttttttttcttttattacatGTTAACACAAAAACATCTAGTATTGGAAATATGGCGACTCACTTTCCATCCATGCCTTTCACAGCATCTTCTGCATCTCTGGGGTCCTCAAACTCCACAAAAGCAAAGCCAGGTGGGTTCCTCGCCACCCAAACACTTCTCAGTGGACCATAATAACTGAATGCTCGCTCCAGCTCTCCCTTGGCAGCACCATTGCCCAGGTCCCCCACATAGACTTTACAGTCAGTGGCTCGTGATGAGCTACGTGAAGAGGAGTAGTGGGAGGAGGACATATCTCCGTACCTGATGGGATAAAGGGAACATAGATATCAAGCATGTACGTTCAAATACAGATACTTTCTCTGAACCTGAATGATACAATCGCACACACCTTACAAGTAAATATATTCTAAAACCAAATCCAGACCATATGGAGTTCATAAGATGTTTCAGAAATTAATTCTAGAGAGTGTCTGAGTTAGAGCTGCTGAATAAAATCAGCAACTCAACAATTACCTTTACAATGTGGTTTAAAATGAGTGACTATTAGAGGGAAAGGGCGAGTGGGGATTTCAACAATTCATAAATGAAAAGGTACAGCCCATTCAGGGTATTACCAGCAACATTAAAGATAAAAGGTATTCTTCAATAGCAAACGATGAGAGAAAACATTAAAGACAACTCAGCAGCTCAACTACACGTGTTTACATGTTAGGCTGTTTCATATTATTAAACTAAGTTCCTCTCAACCCCAACATAATACAGTTGATTTCCATCGCACTTTTATTCTAATTACTTGTATAATAATTTATACCAACTTATCTTCATTTAATTTACCTTTATTTTGATCACCATTTGACTAGATTTGTCATTCCTTAAAACAGTATCAGCATTTCGCTGTTACTTCGTAATTtcttatatcacatttttatctgAATGTTTGCTTCCAGCGTACAACTGAACCTGTTTTGTACTGGTGCAATACACTCACCCGTAACATTACGACGCTAAGCATTTAATCAGAATTTGGTTATGCATTAACTTTGTTGGCAAACCTACCGAAACTGCAGCCTCTGAGGGGCCAGCGAGGGCACATGGCTCCTCCTGCTTGTTTGCTGCCTTTCTGGTATTGGCGGTTTTCACGGTATCATTATTAGTTTCGTGTCAAGCAAACCATATACGCtatgtttcacattaaaatgtcgTCTCTCCTGCTAAACGTGTGTGCACAGGTTCGTATCGGTTACCAGCACAAGACCAATAGGCAATTTCTGTTAAATTGTCGTTTAAATTAATCGCATGAATGTACGTGGATACTCACATAAACAACTATGCAAGTCAACATTATGATAATATAGATTTCATCTGTGAGCAACAGGCGGTCAAATCCGTGGATTAGCCTCAGGCCTCGCTGCTAACCCGCTCATAAACAATGGCGTCTGCACGCGTTAGCGCGTTACCTTTCTTCCGCTGTTCTGTTGATTTGTGACGCCGCTCCAAGCGCCAGTGAAGCTCTGGTCCCCTCAAACAGAAACCCGGGGTTTTAACTAACCTTTAACAACGCCCTTTAGCAAATTAACCAACATTAAACCACCAAAATAGCAAATCTCCCAACGTGCGTCCCGCGGGTGACCGGGGTTAGCCACCAGCAACGAAATGCTACTCCGGGATGTATCCGCGTGACTTCCACATCTGCGCACAAATGAACTTCCGGTGAATCCTTTCGAAATAAAGATCGCTCCACTATAATAAAACTCAAATTGTGATTTTGTAAAAACTGTAATATGTATTAAAATACCAGGTAAACCCGAAAAGtattttttcttgtcttgttttaaCTTTGGATCATTTATCTATTGCAACACAGT encodes:
- the srsf7a gene encoding serine and arginine rich splicing factor 7a, whose protein sequence is MSSSHYSSSRSSSRATDCKVYVGDLGNGAAKGELERAFSYYGPLRSVWVARNPPGFAFVEFEDPRDAEDAVKGMDGKVLCGSRVRVELSTGLSRKGRGRPSRRQFDPNDRCYQCGDRGHYAYDCYRFSKRGRRSRSRSHSRSRSRSRSRGRRYHSHSRSRSHSRSRRRSPSYSRRRSRSGSPARSKSRTSVRSRSRSRSRSGSAPKRRSFSRSRSRTPPANHKRSSRSRSATPHRSATPAAV